One part of the Vicia villosa cultivar HV-30 ecotype Madison, WI unplaced genomic scaffold, Vvil1.0 ctg.001616F_1_1, whole genome shotgun sequence genome encodes these proteins:
- the LOC131636013 gene encoding uncharacterized protein LOC131636013 isoform X4, with product MGSFLLDLAKSYVEQLINKVIAESRYICCFTCIAKDFEEEKVRLEVERETFERHIEEATRRGEVILPDARAWKEEVDQLIQEDTKKRQKCFFESCPHCLWRYTRGKFLANKKEQIKELMVKRKGLTIGLPAHLPDIERFTTQHYVHLKSRETQYRKLLVELKDDNNYMIGLHGMGGTGKTTLIKKVGKELKESKQFTLVIFTTVSSSPNIKKIQDDIAKPLGLKFDNYNDTDRTEKLWNRLTNGEKILLILDDVWDKVNFEEIGIPFSDNHKGCRIVVTTRSQLVCHNLGCNKIIQLDLISNEDAWIMFKKFANLCETTSTNFFLDRGRKIANECKNLPIAIAVIASSLKGKKLQQHREEWDMALKFLKKDISRHKDRDDVLEIYKCLKFSYDKLDEETKNLFLLCSVFREDEEILIESLARHAIGGGLFGEVYGSYEETRRQLVISKNKLLDSCLLLEAGQRRVKMHDFVRDAAQWIANKEIQTRKVYDKNQKEMIEKEKNIKYLLCEGEAKEIFSCKFDGSKVKILIVIFYVHFDIEIKVPNSFFENNISLRVFNLRSGDGLSAIISLPQSMQQLKNIRSLMFAQCVLGDISIFGKLQSLEELDLYQCEINELPNGIAELKKFGFLKLEWCSIGGNNPFEVIKRCSSLQELYFIDNFEFSYGEITFPKLLQRFRVSDSEINSSRSKYVSIERRKELFLSETTFKYCMQEAEVLRLTRIEGEWRNIIPDIVHMDHGMNDLVELGLCSMSQLKFLINTKHPHSQVSNVFSKLVVLRLTEMENLKELCNGSLSVDSFKSLESLSIDNCKQLGSLSGIANQCNLRSVSLMSCPMLISLFEVSTSHNLVLLEKLEVIDCENLEYLIKDERNGETFESNSSNPMFMKLNVLEILGCPKFEIIFPLISAHDLPALKSIKVEICDKLKYIFGQYVELGSLEDMKLGCVPNFIDIFPECNRTMSFFVNRSSPISISASKPTTHSNTIKCSILSWTDRYCCGKKLRSTTSSKIPLIDENQPHIKLMKSNSNCLSINIWELSKILCNVKKIELTDLRKIKSVFVLSFAPMLLEVLIIERCHELKHIIIDTGDDDDSTGGNNYGNVFPKLKKLVIDDCMQLECIFGHYNNDHPNHTERIFCVNEVNEQQVNSGLKNILCPFAGPENSFALLNLTKVIIIRCEKLQIIFPASMLRCLPQLDELIIRDCEELKHIFQDDLEYQNMSSSTTCFPKLKALVVEKCNKLKYVFPVSICDQLPELRVLFIIEAKELENIFKSSEGEGIEIVRIPNLKLVVTLGLPSLFQTQEIQFQRAKYRFIKNCDKLSLTSTSTELNLQLFWSNCADIPDFEWSYYLYNRVQELVTEIEVEAASKDEMTSPQMKVKQTQETDQELVFENVVGQVTPLVAILPTNSEAPRNEQSVDQQSPLEETDATVTPSQLEGSMSEKAAGTKNVSPKQQGIEISDEEKTTSANTKIITSSTRLESQGIKISVEQGATSTNSKEITSSGPTVTSEHNNSSQAPINERTMDQQNSLEKTDTTVTPSPELINEQSTTQQQSFGESQATIKPSQGNNGSSSEKIAAATLSPISETKNESPKQKDIKISVEGGAASTNVKTLAASTSKREKLSHQDIEISGEQGTTSTNSKATTLSIPIVTSEHNSSLYMEYGNDQTPLQSFSISTKEPLAMDVVDHGGPLQTNQIINLGDTSQIVEDSGSSLLVRRELEQLVSENHLNYETLSLLTDFLVKHPSVLLKNTLLTNRLKGYAYTCLADLLKFLQTHSVLDVLGSSHSEFVKLVQDVRTFSFNEEWLNSVEKRALFPDMQFSRDAMQKLLDSKKQVTKEIEEMRLKLYFFNQHVEDIKHQLTSSEAILVSIIQQEEQVLETTAALSVPLGY from the exons ATGGGGAGTTTCTTGCTTGACTTGGCGAAATCATATGTGGAGCAATTGATAAATAAGGTGATTGCAGAATCAAGATATATTTGTTGCTTCACATGCATTGCTAAGGATTTCGAAGAAGAAAAAGTTAGATTGGAAGTAGAAAGGGAAACTTTTGAGCGACACATTGAAGAGGCAACAAGAAGAGGGGAAGTTATTCTACCCGATGCTCGTGCTTGGAAAGAGGAAGTTGATCAGCTCATTCAAGAAGATAccaaaaaaagacaaaaatgtttttttgaaTCCTGTCCTCATTGCTTATGGAGATATACTAGAGGAAAATTTCTGGCAAATAAGAAGGAGCAAATTAAAGAATTGATGGTAAAAAGAAAGGGACTTACAATTGGACTCCCTGCTCATCTTCCTGATATTGAACGATTTACGACCCAACACTATGTGCATCTTAAAAGCAGAGAAACTCAATACAGAAAGCTTTTGGTCGAACTCAAAGATGACAACAATTATATGATTGGGTTGCATGGAATGGGAGGCACGGGGAAAACTACATTGATCAAGAAAGTGGGTAAGGAACTTAAGGAATCAAAACAATTTACTCTGGTCATTTTTACGACTGTGTCATCGTCTCCCAATATTAAAAAGATTCAAGATGATATTGCCAAGCCTTTGGGATTGAAATTTGATAACTATAATGATACAGATCGAACTGAAAAACTATGGAACAGATTAACCAATGGTGAGAAGATTCTTCTAATATTGGATGACGTGTGGGACAAAGTAAATTTTGAAGAAATTGGAATTCCGTTTAGTGACAATCACAAAGGTTGTAGGATTGTTGTAACCACACGCAGTCAGTTGGTGTGCCACAATTTAGGGTGCAATAAGATAATCCAACTAGATCTCATATCTAATGAAGATGCATGGATCATGTTCAAAAAGTTTGCTAATCTATGTGAAACCACCTCAACAAACTTTTTTCTTGACAGGGGCCGTAAAATTGCAAATGAATGCAAAAACCTACCTATTGCAATTGCTGTTATCGCTAGTAGTTTGAAGGGAAAAAAACTTCAGCAACATCGTGAGGAATGGGACATGGCCTTAAAATTCTTAAAAAAAGACATCTCAAGGCACAAGGATCGTGATGATGTTCTTGAAATTTATAAATGCTTGAAATTTAGCTATGATAAGTTGGATGAAGAGACCAAGAATCTATTCCTTTTGTGTTCTGTATTTCgagaagatgaagaaattttAATTGAAAGTTTAGCTAGACATGCCATCGGAGGAGGCCTTTTTGGGGAAGTTTATGGCAGCTACGAAGAAACCCGAAGACAATTAGTTATATCCAAAAACAAACTCCTAGATTCTTGTTTATTGTTGGAGGCCGGTCAAAGGAGAGTGAAAATGCACGACTTCGTTCGTGATGCAGCCCAATGGATAGCGAATAAAGAGATTCAAACAAGAAAAGTGTATGacaaaaatcaaaaggaaatgattgaaaaggaaaaaaatattaaatatttgctATGCGAAGGAGAGGCAAAGGAGATATTTTCTTGCAAGTTTGATGGTTCCAAGGTTAAGATTCTAATTGTCATCTTCTATGTGCATTTTGATATAGAAATTAAAGTCCCAaattcattttttgaaaataatatcagTCTTCGAGTTTTTAATTTACGCAGTGGTGATGGTTTGAGTGCTATTATATCATTACCTCAATCAATGCAACAATTGAAGAATATCCGATCTCTTATGTTTGCACAGTGTGTTTTGGGTGACATCTCTATCTTTGGAAAGCTGCAAAGTCTTGAGGAACTTGATTTGTATCAATGTGAAATTAATGAATTGCCTAATGGAATTGCAGAACTAAAGAaatttggatttttgaaattggAATGGTGTTCAATTGGTGGGAATAATCCATTTGAAGTGATTAAAAGATGCTCATCACTTCAAGAGTTGTACTTCATAGATAACTTTGAATTTTCTTATGGAGAAATAACTTTTCCTAAATTATTGCAGAGGTTTCGTGTAAGTGACAGTGAAATTAATTCTTCACGATCAAAGTATGTGTCTATTGAACGGAGGAAAGAGCTTTTCCTATCTGAAACAACATTTAAGTATTGTATGCAAGAAGCAGAGGTTCTTAGACTAACAAGAATCGAGGGGGAATGGAGAAATATCATACCTGATATTGTTCATATGGATCACGGTATGAATGATCTAGTTGAGCTTGGCTTATGTTCCATGTCACAACTAAAGTTCCTCATTAACACTAAGCATCCTCATTCTCAAGTATCAAATGTTTTCTCCAAGTTGGTTGTGTTACGTCTAACAGAAATGGAAAATTTGAAAGAGTTGTGTAATGGTTCTCTTTCCGTTGACTCTTTTAAGAGTTTAGAGAGTCTCTCTATAGATAATTGCAAACAGTTGGGAAGCTTATCGGGGATTGCAAACCAATGCAATCTAAGGAGCGTGTCATTGATGAGTTGTCCCATGTTGATCTCCCTATTTGAAGTGTCAACTTCTCATAATCTAGTGTTGTTAGAGAAATTAGAAGTAATAGATTGTGAGAATCTTGAATACTTAataaaagatgaaagaaatgggGAAACATTTGAAAGCAACAGTAGCaatccaatgtttatgaaattGAATGTTCTTGAAATTCTGGGCTGTCCAAAATTTGAAATAATATTTCCGCTTATCTCTGCTCATGATCTTCCTGCACTAAAATCTATCAAGGTGGAAATATGTGATAAGTTAAAATACATATTTGGTCAATATGTCGAACTTGGGTCCCTAGAAGATATGAAGCTTGGCTGTGTACCCAATTTTATTGACATTTTTCCAGAATGTAATCGTACAATGTCTTTCTTTGTTAATAGGTCATCTCCTATTTCTATATCTGCTTCCAAGCCAACTACACACTCAAACACTATCAAATGCAGCATCTTGTCATGGACTGATAGGTATTGTTGTGGTAAAAAATTGAGGAGTACCACAAGTTCTAAAATTCCATTGATTGATGAGAATCAACCGCACATCAAATTAATG AAATCAAACTCAAATTGTCTTAGCATAAACATTTGGGAGCTATCTAAGATCCTATGCAATGTTAAAAAGATTGAGTTGACTGATTTGAGGAAGATAAAATCAGTATTTGTCCTATCTTTTGCTCCAATGTTGTTGGAAGTTTTGATAATTGAGAGATGTCATGAATTGAAGCACATAATAATAGACACGggagatgatgatgatagtacTGGTGGAAATAATTATGGCAATGTCTTCCCAAAATTAAAAAAGCTCGTTATTGATGATTGCATGCAATTAGAGTGCATATTTGGACACTACAATAACGATCATCCAAACCACACTGAAAGAATATTTTGTGTCAATGAAGTAAATGAACAACAAGTGAACTCaggattgaagaatattttgTGTCCGTTTGCAGGTCCCGAAAATTCTTTTGCCCTCCTGAATCTAACAAAGGTAATAATTATTAGATGTGAAAAATTGCAAATAATTTTCCCTGCTTCTATGTTAAGATGCCTACCACAATTGGATGAGTTAATCATACGTGACTGTGAGGAGTTGAAACATATCTTCCAAGATGATTTGGAGTATCAAAATATGTCGTCTTCAACAACATGCTTCCCAAAGCTAAAAGCACTTGTTGTAGAAAAATGCAACAAATTGAAATATGTGTTTCCAGTCTCTATTTGTGACCAACTTCCTGAGTTAAGGGTTCTATTCATAATAGAAGCAAAAGAGTTAGAGAATATATTTAAAAGTAGTGAAGGTGAGGGAATTGAGATTGTCAGGATTCCAAATTTGAAACTTGTAGTAACTTTGGGTCTACCAAGCCTCTTCCAGACACAGGAAATTCAATTTCAGAGAGCAAAATATCGTTTTATAAAGAATTGTGATAAACTctctttgacttcaacatcaacaGAGCTCAACCTCCAGCTCTTTTGGAGTAACTGTGCTGATATTCCAG ATTTTGAATGGAGTTATTATTTGTACAATCGAGTTCAAGAGTTAGTTACTGAGATTGAAGTTGAAGCAGCATCAAAAGATGAGATGACTTCTCCACAG ATGAAAGTAAAACAAACACAAGAGACAGACCAAGAACTTGTTTTTGAAAATGTTGTTGGTCAAGTGACACCATTAGTAGCAATACTACCAACAAATTCAGAA GCACCGAGGAATGAACAATCAGTTGATCAACAAAGTCCACTTGAAGAAACTGATGCTACTGTCACACCTTCACAG TTGGAGGGTTCAATGTCTGAAAAAGCTGCGGGAACAAAGAATGTGTCACCTAAACAACAA GGTATTGAGATAAGTGATGAAGAAAAAACTACATCAGCTAATACAAAGATAATAACATCATCAACTCGTTTAGAATCA CAGGGTATCAAGATAAGTGTTGAACAAGGAGCTACATCAACCAATTCCAAGGAAATAACATCATCAGGTCCAACAGTTACTTCTGAGCATAATAATTCATCACAG GCACCAATTAATGAACGAACAATGGATCAACAAAATTCACTTGAAAAAACTGACACTACTGTTACACCTTCACCG GAGTTGATAAATGAACAATCAACGACCCAACAACAATCATTTGGAGAATCTCAAGCAACAATTAAACCTTCTCAAGGAAACAAT GGTTCATCGTCAGAAAAAATAGCAGCAGCAACTTTATCCCCCATCTCTGAAACAAAGAATGAGTCACCTAAACAAAAG GATATCAAAATAAGTGTTGAAGGAGGAGCTGCATCAACTAATGTTAAGACATTAGCAGCATCAACTTCTAAGCGTGAAAAACTTTCTCAT CAGGATATAGAGATAAGTGGTGAACAAGGAACTACATCAACCAATTCCAAGGCAACAACATTGTCAATTCCAATAGTTACTTCTGAGCATAATAGTTCATTGTATATG GAATATGGTAATGACCAAACACCCCTTCAATCTTTTTCAATTTCAACAAAAGAGCCACTTGCCATGGATGTTGTTGATCATGGAGGCCCACTGCAAACAAATCAGATTATAAATCTAG GGGACACTTCTCAAATAGTAGAAGATTCAGGTTCTTCTTTGCTTGTCAGGAGGGAGCTTGAGCAACTAGTCTCCGAGAATCATTTGAATTATGAAACCTTGTCTCTATTGACCGATTTTCTTGTGAAGCATCCTTCTGTTCTTTTAAAGAACACTTTACTTACTAATAGATTAAAGGGTTATGCATACACCTGCCTTGCTGATTTGttgaaattcctccaaacacATAGCGTGCTTGATGTCTTAGGTTCAAGTCACTCCGAATTTGTTAAATTAGTACAAGATGTGCGCACATTTTCTTTTAACGAGGAGTGGCTGAATAGTGTTGAAAAACGCGCTTTGTTTCCTGATATGCAATTCTCTCGAGATGCGATGCAAAAACTTTTGGATTCTAAGAAACAAGTTACCAAGGAAATCGAAGAGATGCGTTTGAAGTTGTATTTTTTCAATCAACATGTGGAAGATATTAAGCATCAATTGACATCCTCTGAAGCTATTTTGGTGAGTATCATTCAACAAGAGGAACAAGTTTTAGAAACTACGGCAGCGCTAAGTGTTCCTCTTGGCTATTAG
- the LOC131636013 gene encoding uncharacterized protein LOC131636013 isoform X6: MGSFLLDLAKSYVEQLINKVIAESRYICCFTCIAKDFEEEKVRLEVERETFERHIEEATRRGEVILPDARAWKEEVDQLIQEDTKKRQKCFFESCPHCLWRYTRGKFLANKKEQIKELMVKRKGLTIGLPAHLPDIERFTTQHYVHLKSRETQYRKLLVELKDDNNYMIGLHGMGGTGKTTLIKKVGKELKESKQFTLVIFTTVSSSPNIKKIQDDIAKPLGLKFDNYNDTDRTEKLWNRLTNGEKILLILDDVWDKVNFEEIGIPFSDNHKGCRIVVTTRSQLVCHNLGCNKIIQLDLISNEDAWIMFKKFANLCETTSTNFFLDRGRKIANECKNLPIAIAVIASSLKGKKLQQHREEWDMALKFLKKDISRHKDRDDVLEIYKCLKFSYDKLDEETKNLFLLCSVFREDEEILIESLARHAIGGGLFGEVYGSYEETRRQLVISKNKLLDSCLLLEAGQRRVKMHDFVRDAAQWIANKEIQTRKVYDKNQKEMIEKEKNIKYLLCEGEAKEIFSCKFDGSKVKILIVIFYVHFDIEIKVPNSFFENNISLRVFNLRSGDGLSAIISLPQSMQQLKNIRSLMFAQCVLGDISIFGKLQSLEELDLYQCEINELPNGIAELKKFGFLKLEWCSIGGNNPFEVIKRCSSLQELYFIDNFEFSYGEITFPKLLQRFRVSDSEINSSRSKYVSIERRKELFLSETTFKYCMQEAEVLRLTRIEGEWRNIIPDIVHMDHGMNDLVELGLCSMSQLKFLINTKHPHSQVSNVFSKLVVLRLTEMENLKELCNGSLSVDSFKSLESLSIDNCKQLGSLSGIANQCNLRSVSLMSCPMLISLFEVSTSHNLVLLEKLEVIDCENLEYLIKDERNGETFESNSSNPMFMKLNVLEILGCPKFEIIFPLISAHDLPALKSIKVEICDKLKYIFGQYVELGSLEDMKLGCVPNFIDIFPECNRTMSFFVNRSSPISISASKPTTHSNTIKCSILSWTDRYCCGKKLRSTTSSKIPLIDENQPHIKLMKSNSNCLSINIWELSKILCNVKKIELTDLRKIKSVFVLSFAPMLLEVLIIERCHELKHIIIDTGDDDDSTGGNNYGNVFPKLKKLVIDDCMQLECIFGHYNNDHPNHTERIFCVNEVNEQQVNSGLKNILCPFAGPENSFALLNLTKVIIIRCEKLQIIFPASMLRCLPQLDELIIRDCEELKHIFQDDLEYQNMSSSTTCFPKLKALVVEKCNKLKYVFPVSICDQLPELRVLFIIEAKELENIFKSSEGEGIEIVRIPNLKLVVTLGLPSLFQTQEIQFQRAKYRFIKNCDKLSLTSTSTELNLQLFWSNCADIPDFEWSYYLYNRVQELVTEIEVEAASKDEMTSPQMKVKQTQETDQELVFENVVGQVTPLVAILPTNSEAPRNEQSVDQQSPLEETDATVTPSQLEGSMSEKAAGTKNVSPKQQGIEISDEEKTTSANTKIITSSTRLESQGIKISVEQGATSTNSKEITSSGPTVTSEHNNSSQAPINERTMDQQNSLEKTDTTVTPSPELINEQSTTQQQSFGESQATIKPSQGNNGSSSEKIAAATLSPISETKNESPKQKDIEISGEQGTTSTNSKATTLSIPIVTSEHNSSLYMEYGNDQTPLQSFSISTKEPLAMDVVDHGGPLQTNQIINLGDTSQIVEDSGSSLLVRRELEQLVSENHLNYETLSLLTDFLVKHPSVLLKNTLLTNRLKGYAYTCLADLLKFLQTHSVLDVLGSSHSEFVKLVQDVRTFSFNEEWLNSVEKRALFPDMQFSRDAMQKLLDSKKQVTKEIEEMRLKLYFFNQHVEDIKHQLTSSEAILVSIIQQEEQVLETTAALSVPLGY, from the exons ATGGGGAGTTTCTTGCTTGACTTGGCGAAATCATATGTGGAGCAATTGATAAATAAGGTGATTGCAGAATCAAGATATATTTGTTGCTTCACATGCATTGCTAAGGATTTCGAAGAAGAAAAAGTTAGATTGGAAGTAGAAAGGGAAACTTTTGAGCGACACATTGAAGAGGCAACAAGAAGAGGGGAAGTTATTCTACCCGATGCTCGTGCTTGGAAAGAGGAAGTTGATCAGCTCATTCAAGAAGATAccaaaaaaagacaaaaatgtttttttgaaTCCTGTCCTCATTGCTTATGGAGATATACTAGAGGAAAATTTCTGGCAAATAAGAAGGAGCAAATTAAAGAATTGATGGTAAAAAGAAAGGGACTTACAATTGGACTCCCTGCTCATCTTCCTGATATTGAACGATTTACGACCCAACACTATGTGCATCTTAAAAGCAGAGAAACTCAATACAGAAAGCTTTTGGTCGAACTCAAAGATGACAACAATTATATGATTGGGTTGCATGGAATGGGAGGCACGGGGAAAACTACATTGATCAAGAAAGTGGGTAAGGAACTTAAGGAATCAAAACAATTTACTCTGGTCATTTTTACGACTGTGTCATCGTCTCCCAATATTAAAAAGATTCAAGATGATATTGCCAAGCCTTTGGGATTGAAATTTGATAACTATAATGATACAGATCGAACTGAAAAACTATGGAACAGATTAACCAATGGTGAGAAGATTCTTCTAATATTGGATGACGTGTGGGACAAAGTAAATTTTGAAGAAATTGGAATTCCGTTTAGTGACAATCACAAAGGTTGTAGGATTGTTGTAACCACACGCAGTCAGTTGGTGTGCCACAATTTAGGGTGCAATAAGATAATCCAACTAGATCTCATATCTAATGAAGATGCATGGATCATGTTCAAAAAGTTTGCTAATCTATGTGAAACCACCTCAACAAACTTTTTTCTTGACAGGGGCCGTAAAATTGCAAATGAATGCAAAAACCTACCTATTGCAATTGCTGTTATCGCTAGTAGTTTGAAGGGAAAAAAACTTCAGCAACATCGTGAGGAATGGGACATGGCCTTAAAATTCTTAAAAAAAGACATCTCAAGGCACAAGGATCGTGATGATGTTCTTGAAATTTATAAATGCTTGAAATTTAGCTATGATAAGTTGGATGAAGAGACCAAGAATCTATTCCTTTTGTGTTCTGTATTTCgagaagatgaagaaattttAATTGAAAGTTTAGCTAGACATGCCATCGGAGGAGGCCTTTTTGGGGAAGTTTATGGCAGCTACGAAGAAACCCGAAGACAATTAGTTATATCCAAAAACAAACTCCTAGATTCTTGTTTATTGTTGGAGGCCGGTCAAAGGAGAGTGAAAATGCACGACTTCGTTCGTGATGCAGCCCAATGGATAGCGAATAAAGAGATTCAAACAAGAAAAGTGTATGacaaaaatcaaaaggaaatgattgaaaaggaaaaaaatattaaatatttgctATGCGAAGGAGAGGCAAAGGAGATATTTTCTTGCAAGTTTGATGGTTCCAAGGTTAAGATTCTAATTGTCATCTTCTATGTGCATTTTGATATAGAAATTAAAGTCCCAaattcattttttgaaaataatatcagTCTTCGAGTTTTTAATTTACGCAGTGGTGATGGTTTGAGTGCTATTATATCATTACCTCAATCAATGCAACAATTGAAGAATATCCGATCTCTTATGTTTGCACAGTGTGTTTTGGGTGACATCTCTATCTTTGGAAAGCTGCAAAGTCTTGAGGAACTTGATTTGTATCAATGTGAAATTAATGAATTGCCTAATGGAATTGCAGAACTAAAGAaatttggatttttgaaattggAATGGTGTTCAATTGGTGGGAATAATCCATTTGAAGTGATTAAAAGATGCTCATCACTTCAAGAGTTGTACTTCATAGATAACTTTGAATTTTCTTATGGAGAAATAACTTTTCCTAAATTATTGCAGAGGTTTCGTGTAAGTGACAGTGAAATTAATTCTTCACGATCAAAGTATGTGTCTATTGAACGGAGGAAAGAGCTTTTCCTATCTGAAACAACATTTAAGTATTGTATGCAAGAAGCAGAGGTTCTTAGACTAACAAGAATCGAGGGGGAATGGAGAAATATCATACCTGATATTGTTCATATGGATCACGGTATGAATGATCTAGTTGAGCTTGGCTTATGTTCCATGTCACAACTAAAGTTCCTCATTAACACTAAGCATCCTCATTCTCAAGTATCAAATGTTTTCTCCAAGTTGGTTGTGTTACGTCTAACAGAAATGGAAAATTTGAAAGAGTTGTGTAATGGTTCTCTTTCCGTTGACTCTTTTAAGAGTTTAGAGAGTCTCTCTATAGATAATTGCAAACAGTTGGGAAGCTTATCGGGGATTGCAAACCAATGCAATCTAAGGAGCGTGTCATTGATGAGTTGTCCCATGTTGATCTCCCTATTTGAAGTGTCAACTTCTCATAATCTAGTGTTGTTAGAGAAATTAGAAGTAATAGATTGTGAGAATCTTGAATACTTAataaaagatgaaagaaatgggGAAACATTTGAAAGCAACAGTAGCaatccaatgtttatgaaattGAATGTTCTTGAAATTCTGGGCTGTCCAAAATTTGAAATAATATTTCCGCTTATCTCTGCTCATGATCTTCCTGCACTAAAATCTATCAAGGTGGAAATATGTGATAAGTTAAAATACATATTTGGTCAATATGTCGAACTTGGGTCCCTAGAAGATATGAAGCTTGGCTGTGTACCCAATTTTATTGACATTTTTCCAGAATGTAATCGTACAATGTCTTTCTTTGTTAATAGGTCATCTCCTATTTCTATATCTGCTTCCAAGCCAACTACACACTCAAACACTATCAAATGCAGCATCTTGTCATGGACTGATAGGTATTGTTGTGGTAAAAAATTGAGGAGTACCACAAGTTCTAAAATTCCATTGATTGATGAGAATCAACCGCACATCAAATTAATG AAATCAAACTCAAATTGTCTTAGCATAAACATTTGGGAGCTATCTAAGATCCTATGCAATGTTAAAAAGATTGAGTTGACTGATTTGAGGAAGATAAAATCAGTATTTGTCCTATCTTTTGCTCCAATGTTGTTGGAAGTTTTGATAATTGAGAGATGTCATGAATTGAAGCACATAATAATAGACACGggagatgatgatgatagtacTGGTGGAAATAATTATGGCAATGTCTTCCCAAAATTAAAAAAGCTCGTTATTGATGATTGCATGCAATTAGAGTGCATATTTGGACACTACAATAACGATCATCCAAACCACACTGAAAGAATATTTTGTGTCAATGAAGTAAATGAACAACAAGTGAACTCaggattgaagaatattttgTGTCCGTTTGCAGGTCCCGAAAATTCTTTTGCCCTCCTGAATCTAACAAAGGTAATAATTATTAGATGTGAAAAATTGCAAATAATTTTCCCTGCTTCTATGTTAAGATGCCTACCACAATTGGATGAGTTAATCATACGTGACTGTGAGGAGTTGAAACATATCTTCCAAGATGATTTGGAGTATCAAAATATGTCGTCTTCAACAACATGCTTCCCAAAGCTAAAAGCACTTGTTGTAGAAAAATGCAACAAATTGAAATATGTGTTTCCAGTCTCTATTTGTGACCAACTTCCTGAGTTAAGGGTTCTATTCATAATAGAAGCAAAAGAGTTAGAGAATATATTTAAAAGTAGTGAAGGTGAGGGAATTGAGATTGTCAGGATTCCAAATTTGAAACTTGTAGTAACTTTGGGTCTACCAAGCCTCTTCCAGACACAGGAAATTCAATTTCAGAGAGCAAAATATCGTTTTATAAAGAATTGTGATAAACTctctttgacttcaacatcaacaGAGCTCAACCTCCAGCTCTTTTGGAGTAACTGTGCTGATATTCCAG ATTTTGAATGGAGTTATTATTTGTACAATCGAGTTCAAGAGTTAGTTACTGAGATTGAAGTTGAAGCAGCATCAAAAGATGAGATGACTTCTCCACAG ATGAAAGTAAAACAAACACAAGAGACAGACCAAGAACTTGTTTTTGAAAATGTTGTTGGTCAAGTGACACCATTAGTAGCAATACTACCAACAAATTCAGAA GCACCGAGGAATGAACAATCAGTTGATCAACAAAGTCCACTTGAAGAAACTGATGCTACTGTCACACCTTCACAG TTGGAGGGTTCAATGTCTGAAAAAGCTGCGGGAACAAAGAATGTGTCACCTAAACAACAA GGTATTGAGATAAGTGATGAAGAAAAAACTACATCAGCTAATACAAAGATAATAACATCATCAACTCGTTTAGAATCA CAGGGTATCAAGATAAGTGTTGAACAAGGAGCTACATCAACCAATTCCAAGGAAATAACATCATCAGGTCCAACAGTTACTTCTGAGCATAATAATTCATCACAG GCACCAATTAATGAACGAACAATGGATCAACAAAATTCACTTGAAAAAACTGACACTACTGTTACACCTTCACCG GAGTTGATAAATGAACAATCAACGACCCAACAACAATCATTTGGAGAATCTCAAGCAACAATTAAACCTTCTCAAGGAAACAAT GGTTCATCGTCAGAAAAAATAGCAGCAGCAACTTTATCCCCCATCTCTGAAACAAAGAATGAGTCACCTAAACAAAAG GATATAGAGATAAGTGGTGAACAAGGAACTACATCAACCAATTCCAAGGCAACAACATTGTCAATTCCAATAGTTACTTCTGAGCATAATAGTTCATTGTATATG GAATATGGTAATGACCAAACACCCCTTCAATCTTTTTCAATTTCAACAAAAGAGCCACTTGCCATGGATGTTGTTGATCATGGAGGCCCACTGCAAACAAATCAGATTATAAATCTAG GGGACACTTCTCAAATAGTAGAAGATTCAGGTTCTTCTTTGCTTGTCAGGAGGGAGCTTGAGCAACTAGTCTCCGAGAATCATTTGAATTATGAAACCTTGTCTCTATTGACCGATTTTCTTGTGAAGCATCCTTCTGTTCTTTTAAAGAACACTTTACTTACTAATAGATTAAAGGGTTATGCATACACCTGCCTTGCTGATTTGttgaaattcctccaaacacATAGCGTGCTTGATGTCTTAGGTTCAAGTCACTCCGAATTTGTTAAATTAGTACAAGATGTGCGCACATTTTCTTTTAACGAGGAGTGGCTGAATAGTGTTGAAAAACGCGCTTTGTTTCCTGATATGCAATTCTCTCGAGATGCGATGCAAAAACTTTTGGATTCTAAGAAACAAGTTACCAAGGAAATCGAAGAGATGCGTTTGAAGTTGTATTTTTTCAATCAACATGTGGAAGATATTAAGCATCAATTGACATCCTCTGAAGCTATTTTGGTGAGTATCATTCAACAAGAGGAACAAGTTTTAGAAACTACGGCAGCGCTAAGTGTTCCTCTTGGCTATTAG